The window TTTATTgcctttttaatttgattttatgcGTGTACGTTATGTAAAATTTtgtgttaatgtgtttttttttttaaatctctgttATCATATAAACATCCAGTCAGTAAGCGATTCAAATCTGTGATTCGGGACTGATTCAATCACGTGACTCATATGTTCATGAATCTTTTCAAACGACTCATTAAAAAGACCTTCTCGTACGAACCATGTTAGTCGATCAGATTTTTACATGCAGCCATGTATTGCTTTTGTATAATGTCGTGGTAGACAATGTTTGTAAAtgcatcttgttttaaggatgtttagtaatttttttctattaaagAATTAAGAgtcttataattatttattttatgcattttatacatTCATGTTGTCAGCAGACTCTTCATGCATGCTTCTTTAAATCATACTGGACCTATTTAGACTGTCTTTAAGTGACTGTTTGTGTTTACAGGAGATCTGAAACCAAAGGTAAAGTGTGGCCGGCTATAGTAAGCACCATCACGACAGGGATCTGATATATGAGACACTAACACACGTCCGTGACCGCTTAAACGTGGGGATATGAAACTGAATCCTTACGTCCAGAATGGGTCCGTTGCAGTAGTAACAGCGTGGAGAGAACAGGCTGTGGTAGTCCTTTTCACAGTATGGCTGTCCGTCTCGCTCAAAGAAGTTTTTGGAGCCGATTTCCTCCTGACAGTGAGTGCACACGAAATGCTCCGGATGCCATGTCCGACCCATTGCTGTCACCACCTGAATGAGTCAAAGAAAACGAGGAGGGAAGTGTACGAGTTCaatttaataaagtaaacaaCAAAAGACATCGTGAATATCAGTACATCGTAAGCTTAATTAAGCCTACAAGCTAAAACTTTCATGTCCTGGTTCTACAGTCAGGGTTTAGACTAAGCCAGGTTTAGACCATAGTTCAATCTGGACATTTAAGTAACCTTTATAAAAAACATTACCGATGTGCATCTTGAAACAAAACAGTGGCACTGATATATCTTAAAACATGTCAGTTTCTTTCAGTTAAAAGAGCTcagacatgcattttagtctagGACTTGGTGTAAGCTTTTTCTGTGAAACCGAGAGTGAGATCACAGCAACTGaatcggtcaaaagtttggaataattgtgaactttaaaaatgtttttgaatgtctCTTCTCTTACACtttaaggatgcatttatttgatcaaaaacaatacagtaatatgaaatattacaagttaaaatagtttaattatctattttaattcatgtttaaaatgtcatttattgctgTGTTAGAACAGGGATACATTTTTCAGGACTTTTGATGTAAAGAaagaacagtatttttcacaaaaataaagcagcacaactgttctgaATCAgcttatcagaatgatttctgaagatcatgtgacactgaagactggagttatgatgctgaaaatgtagctttgatcagaggaataaattatattttaaaacatactcgaatagaaaacacttatttcaaattgcaataatatttcacaatattactgcttttacaaCAGTGCTTTGATCAattaattgcagccttggtgagcatacgaGACTTTCAAATAGATATTAtatctaaattattattactattattattttcacatttatgactataaaataaatttaataaattaaaaaaaactcagacatgcaaaatatacaCCATTGGTGGcgttttggtttgttttggagCACAGCATCCGCTTTAGAGTACAATATCCTAAAAATCCAAATGGATAATACTTTGGGCAGTATATGAGCTCTTCAAGGGATTTCTCACCTGGCCAGCGATGGGTTTCTTGCAGGCTCCACAAACACCTTTGGCGACAGTCTGGACACCCAGTCGATTGAGGTCTGACTGCAGGCTGCCCAACATGTTATCCAGTTTATTCCCCTGCTTTGGAACGCTGTTGGGGGAACTTTTGCCCTGAGCCATGATctacaagaaaaaagaaataattttcactttttaaagACTGTTTCATTAAGCAAAGGGAATGAAGTCAAATCCTTtactgcacacacagacacaaaacaagCACTTTCTCTTAAGTACACATAATTACTACCATTCAGCAGATGCATTTATCACTTTTTTCATCAATGACACAATATTGATTATTCATGCCTACACACTTGCAGGATTTGACACCACACCACCCACTGATACTCAGACTTGTTTTGGAGACTCGACACTGAGAAGTGAAAATAAATGCTCTCTAATAAGTGGTTTAAGATTTATCCGTACAAGCCCCAAAACTGATGATCAACTTTGCACCATGGGAAATAAACTACCTTATTAAAATTCCCTTTTGGatgaatattttctcaatatgACCATCAGCATGTGAAAAGATCTTTTCCCATGTCAATAACAATACAAGATGTACATTAAGAGCTGTTGAATTGCACATCTTTAATTGCACCATTTATTAACCAATCCATTATAGAATGTTAGTTTTATTAAACAACTACCACATGCACTTAAAGAAGCTCAAGTAGTTCTCAACTTCCCCGAAACACTGAATCACTCATGTGAAATCAATTGTAATTAGCCACAGCAATGCATGTCATGGAAATGTTAACTGCATTTGTCTTATTTCACAGCCTTTGGAAGAGATGCATGATCCTGCACAAAGAAGCAATAGTTACCATTCATAATCAGAAAATCTGGTTATGCAATAGGCTTTTGAATCATGTCTTTTTATTGATCAAAGGAAACCAATCTCACACTCCCTACATAACCTACAACAGCGGGATCGAGAAGGTGTTAAAGACATAATCAGATGATAGACCAAGCAAGGTTATGGGTCAAAAAGGGCTGGTATTCCCATCTGTATTCTCTCAATTCAAAGAACCGTGACACAGAAGCATTCTTCAGAAAGCTAAAATAGCAACCCACACATCCTCTGTTATTTCTGCATTTGAACTCACACTTAAACAAGCTACTCTTGAAGCACTTCCTGCCTTTCAACTTGCAGTATTAAGTCTAGAACATTCTGCTCAATTGTGGAAGACAgagaccctaaccctaactacaAATTTGTAGTCTTTTCTGTGGTCACTAGATCATCATGTACCAGGAATCAACAgggaaaacaagagaaaacacaAGGACGGACTGTCTTCATGGGACATGTTGGCACCAGCAAACTATTTAATAAATGCTGAGACACTCCTAGTGCAAACGCTGTTTGACAGTCAAACACATAACAGCATGCGCTCCATATGCAACATGCTAGAAACCATGAAAGAATGGCTAGAAACAAGGCAGAGGGTTCCCAGTTTTCAAAATGACCATTTTAGTagttaaatactgtatatacatttactATAATTCAGAATGATTCACTAAAGATTCAGTCAAATTAAATTGTGAACCACTTCAAGAAACTTTCAGAAAGTAATCCACTCTCAGAATTATTCACTATGGCTTGTGAGCAAGTTTTACTCGACACAAACCCAACATACAACCTGCtttcttttattaatttcaaTTTAGACTTTTCcaggcctaaaaaaaaaatccctattaATTCCAAATTTTCAAAGACTGTGGGAACCCTGAAGGCATAAATGCAAGCTCTGATCAGAtgcagatagacagagagagcaaGTTCATGCCTGTACCGGTAGAAAAAGAGGTTCATATTCCGTTTGGCAGCCAACAGATGCTAAAACCTTGGGTGGAGGGGGCGGGGTCACAGGTTTAGGAGGAGGAGATGGGGGAGGGGTGGGGATTTTAGGTGGAGGTGGAGCTGGAACTGGAGGAGCAGGAGGAAGTGGAGGAGGAGAGGGCTCCCTAGGGGGTGGGGGTGGAGGTGGTGGGGGGAGAGGAGCGGGCATCTGTTTCACAGGATCTTGCTTTTTTGGGACAGGATGGGTTAGGACTTTTTTCGGAGGACTGGGTGAGTCTGGAGGAATGATGATCTGATGGACAAAGAAACATGAAACACGTAGCAGGAAGTGAAAGGAGCACAAAATGCATAATAAAGTGGAACAATCAGGTTCTGGAagtaaaaatcacattcattttctAAACAGggaaattcaattttttttctttttatatacacAATAACTTTATAAACTGTTTAAGACAGACCTGGTGTGAGCTCGGAGGTTTTAAAAGCAAAGGTATAGGCATCAGTTTGCATTATTTCAacgtattttttaaagaattgcgGTAAACGGCAGAATTCCTGAAAAACTAGTGCAGTGAAAAAATTTCCTTCAATCATAGTTGTAACAAACAAATCGCGCCAAAAGTGCTTGCATTAGGTACAACATATCACATAATCCATCAATAAATCTGTCTTTTAACTCAATTTTTAAGTGCTTTTATGCTTCAAATAAAAGTTGTAACATCGTGATTCTCCTCGCCATTGGTTGGTATGGTTCATGGCttataacacttaaaaaaaaatttttttttgaaaaaaaatacttcagTAACCACTAGTGGACGTTGTTTCActctatttgaaaatgttttataaacactAAGAAGCAAGTTttataaaacaaaccaatataagAAAGGTTGTTGTGCTAGTGTTTTGTGAGTTCCACCAGTAACCTTACGCTACCTTATCAACGGTTGGTGATACACCACCTTCCTCTCTTAAGCGCTGTGGGTTGGAACAGACAATGACTCCCTCCGTGAGCCAATCAGCTGGCTGCTTTCGTAGCCGCTCAGTGCGACTGATTCCCAGTTTCCCTTGCAGCTCTTCAATGAGTAGATCCTGCGAGTTACTCTTGTTGATGATTAGAGGGCCCATTTTTCGTCGCATGTGGCCGTCACGAAACATA of the Carassius gibelio isolate Cgi1373 ecotype wild population from Czech Republic chromosome A5, carGib1.2-hapl.c, whole genome shotgun sequence genome contains:
- the LOC128014848 gene encoding formin-like protein 1; the encoded protein is MLGISLPCPKHLLEEALDKLLMSSLSQPEQVKLGEGAPASSEVNDDVLALLHQLTPQDGTKGVTWMDDSLNPTSLPGEVDVSLDLPLLQPSAVERISASGQLKSVIRRTKETSNVHPMFRDGHMRRKMGPLIINKSNSQDLLIEELQGKLGISRTERLRKQPADWLTEGVIVCSNPQRLREEGGVSPTVDKIIIPPDSPSPPKKVLTHPVPKKQDPVKQMPAPLPPPPPPPPPREPSPPPLPPAPPVPAPPPPKIPTPPPSPPPKPVTPPPPPKVLASVGCQTEYEPLFLPVQA